The Pseudomonas sp. SCA2728.1_7 DNA segment ATCCAGCGCACGCGGCTGGCCGTTGACGTTGATCGTCACTTTGTTCATGGCCGGTTGCTCCAGAGTGGCCGCGTAGGCCTTGAGGCTGATAAACGGCGGCATCGCGAAAGCGGTAGCGGTCACGGCGCCGAGGATCAGAAATCCGCGTCGGGAAATCGTCATGGTTCGATTCCTTTTCTCTCTTCATCAGGGCAGCAGGGGTCGTGGATGGCCCAAGCGGGCAGCCAGCGTCATCGCCGGTCTCATTAAGGAGTGACTGCCGGAAAGAGGAAAAGGTTTTGTCGGATTTGCGCTATAGAGTTATGTGCACAGTTCATCAATGGTGTGAGCAACACAAATCATTGTGGGAGCGAGCCTGCTCGCGAAGAGGCCGGCACAGCCAATATCTTCATTGGCAGACCGGACGCCTTCGCGAGCAGGCTCGCTCCCACATTGGATATGTGTCCGGCCGGACTAATGCCCGCCCACCACCATCGAAGTAAACGGCGCCACATACGCCTGCAACGTCACCAGCCCGCCGACCAGAATCGCCAGCACAATCGAGTGGAAGAACACATAGCGCAGAATCTCGCCCTCATGCCCGTACCAACGGGTCGCGGTGGAGGCGACTACGATCGATTGTGCATCGACCATTTTGCCCATCACCCCACCGGAACTGTTCGCCGCCGCCATCAGCACCGGACTGATCCCGAGCTGTTCCGAGGTCACCCGCTGCAAACCGCCAAACAGCACGTTTGACGCCGTATCCGAACCGGTCAGCGCCACGCCCAGCCAACCGAGCAGCGTGCCGAACATCGGATAAAAAATCCCCGTCGCCGCAAACGCCAGGCCCATGGTCGCGTCGAGTCCTGAGTAGCGCGTGAGAAATCCCAACGCTAACATCGCCGCAATCGTGATCAACGAAAACCGCACCACCCACAACGTGCGCAGGTATTGCTTGATCAGTTGCGGAATCGAGTAGCCCATCAGCAAGCCGCCAACAATTGCAGCCAGCAAAATCCCGCTACCAGTGGCGGTGAACCAAGTGAATTTGTACACCGCTTCTTCAGCCTTCGGTGCCGCGACCACCGGCGGTACTTTTTCGATTTGCAGGTGCAGCGTGGTAAAGGTCACGGCCGGGGCGAAAATCGGGTTGGCCTCGCGCAGCGGTTTGCCGGCGGGATCGAGCTTGGCCGACTGGGTGACCGGATCAATCGCCGGGCGGGTGTCGAACATATTCTTGAAGCCCTGCGTGCCCCAGGCAAACACGAACACGGTGAGGATGATCCACGGCATCCACGCGCGCATCACCGCCGGACGCGCCTGATCGCTGAACGCAGCGCTGGCAGTGATTTTTTCTTCATCGACCTTCGAGTTGTCTACGCGCCCCGAAAGCGCAGCGGAGGTGTGAATGGTCGCCGGTTTCCACACCTTCAGGAACAACGTCAGACAGGCCATGGAAATCAGCGCGGCGATGACGTCCACCAGCATCGGCCCGTGATAGTTCGACACCAGAAACTGCGGCACGGCGAAACTTACCCCGGCCACCAGAATCGCCGGCCAGATCTCGAGCATCTTGCGCCACCCGGCGAAGGCCCAGATCAACCAGAACGGCACCAGCACCGAGAAAAACGGCAACTGTCGACCGACCATCATCGACACCTCCATTTCATCCAGCCCGGTGACTTTGGCCAGTGTGATGATCGGCGTACCCAGTGCGCCGAATGCCACCGGCGCGGTGTTGGCAATCAGCGCCAGACCCGACGCGGCCAATGGCGAAAACCCAAGTCCGATCAGAATCGCCCCGGTCACCGCCACCGGCGTGCCGAACCCGGCCGCACCTTCGAAAAACGCACCGAAGCAGAAGGCGATCAGCAGCAACTGCAAACGACGGTCATCGGTGATCCGCGCGAGGGAATCCTGCAGCACTTTGAACGAGCCGTTCTCGGTGGTCAGGCGATGCAGAAAGATGATGTTGAGGACGATCCAGCCGATCGGCAGCAAGCCATTCGCCGCGCCGAACAACGCCGCAGAACCGGCCATGCTCGCCGGCATGCCGAAGGCAAAAATCGATATAAGCAGGGCGGAAGCCAATGCCAACAACGCCGCGAGATGCGCCTTGACGTGGAAGAACGCCAGCGCCGCGAGCATCACCACCACCGGTACGGCGGCCATGAGCGTGGAGATCACCGGGTTACCGAACGGGTCGTAAATTTGCTGCCAGACCATGGTCCACCTCTGCTTGTTGTTATTGAGGGCGCAGATCCATTGCGTGGGGCTAGGTTGCAAGGAGTATAGGTGGCATTTCGCCGCCGTTCGGGCAGCGCGGGCGGGGCGACAAACGGTCGCTAGTGGCCACTGAATCAACGCTGATTTGCCCGGTCGTATCTGCGGCTACGGGCACCGCGTTTTGAAGTCGCGGGCAGCGTGGCCGATTCCGTCGTCAAGACCTTGGTTTTAGGGAAGTGTTGAATGAAGCGCGCAACAACGATGCTGCTGACCCTGACCGCCGCCGTATTGCTCGGCGGCTGTGTCGCGGATTTTGATGATGACCACCGCCATGGCCGGCATTACGACCGCGATCATGGCCGCAACTACGACCATGACCGGCGCTGGGATGACCGCGATGATCGCCGCGACGGGCGTCGCTACTACCGTGATCGGGATGATGACTGATTGAACGCAAGAGGGCGTCCCGCGATGGGACGCCCTCTTTGTTTAGCGCTGTTGCTTAAGAAAAATGAGCGCTCGCCCGGACGCTGGATCGCGCAGGCACAGAGGCCTCGATGTCCAGCAAATGGGTGGCGAGAATGTCGCTCAGGAAACGGAACTGATCGTTGAGGCCGACCACTTCATTGCTGAAATGATTGCTCGCGGCGGGCATCAGCAGATCTTCGAAATCTTCGTTGAACACCAGCGCCTGCGCCTTGTGCGACACGGCGTGCTGGTCGTAATAGTTGCTGCCGAACACCGGGAAACTCACGGAGAGTGTGACGTGGGTGTGAATCATGCTGTGAACTCCTCGTTGTGTTTCGGATGGGCTAATCGTGCCTTTGATGGGCGGTGGGCGGAAGGCAATCGTGGCGATGGTGAATATCGATGGCAGTGATGGTTGGGGTTTTTTGGGTGTTGCTGATGGCCTCATCACGAGCAGGCTCACTCCTACATTTGAAACGCATTCCCCTGTGGGAGCGAGCCTGCTCGCGAAGGCGCCAGACCAGCCAAAACCGGACAAACGGCCCTGCGCACACACCTATACTCAAATCTGCTTCCGCCCTCTTAAAGGAAACCGCCACCGTGAATCCGCGTGCGCTGCTCGTCGCCGCACTGTTGTTGCTGGCCGGCTGCGCCACTTCGGCGCGGGCCCCGGTGTCAGCGCCGCAAGCCGTGTTCGTCTCGCCGCAGACCTGGCAGCAGATCGATCGGGAAATCGTCAGCGCTTCGCAGCAATCCACCGAACAAGTCAAAGTCTTTGCCCGTGGCTCAATGGAACATTGGCGCACTCGGGTCTATCAGCAAACTGAAGAAAATTTCATCCCGTGGTTCAGCAGTTACTGGACCCAGGAATGGCTGTCGATGAAGGTCAGTTGGTACACGATCAATGCCGGCGGCGAGCAGGACGCCTCGGCCAAGCGCTTGGCGGCGTATCTGCTTGAGCAATATCAGGAAAGGGTGCTGGCGCCAGTAGCGGTGGAGGTCGATCCGGATGCGATCCTCGGCCAGGCCACGGCGTTCTATGCGCAGCTGATGGCGCAGCAGATGCCGCTCATCGCCCAGCGTCATGGCGTGCCCGTTGCGCAGCTTAATGGACGGTTGCAGAAGATTCCGGCCATCGCCCTCGGCCCGCCACCGGCACGGGATGCTTCGTTGTATAAGGTCATCAGCACCGAGCCGCTGAACACGCTACCGGCCTACGCCGCGCTGATCGACAAGATTCATACCGAGGGCGGCGCCAAGGGCATTGCCTCGACGGATGCCGGCATGGCCCCGGTGGCCAAGCGTGCCAGTCAGCGAATGGAAGCGGAAATGGCCCCGCGCGGCGCTGCCAGTGCGGTGGCCGCTGCTGCGGGGAAACTGGCCGGTGGTCTGATCTCGGTCGGTGTCGCGGGTATCCGCGCGATCATCCAGGCCAATGACCGGCCCGACAGTGAAGCACTGATCCGCAGCAGTCTGGGCAGCACCTTCGACAAAGCCTGGCTGAAGCTGGTGCAAAACCCGACTACCGGTGTCATGGCCGGCACACTGCACATGGCCGGGCAGGTCGAACGCAATCTGGGTGGGGGCGAGGAGCCGTCGGTCGGGTTGGGTGTGAATCGTGTTGAATGGCAGCCGCCGCAATCGACCAATCAGCAGATCGAACCCAACGAGCAAGGAGAGTGATCATGGCTTACATCGATATTTTTGTAGCGCCGGTGCCGACTGCCAACCTTGAGCAGTACAAAAAGCACTGTGAAATCGCGGCGAAACTGTTCAAGGAATACGGTGCACAGGATGTGATGCAGTGCTGGGGCGATGACGTGCCGGAGGGCAAGGTCACGTCATTCCCGATGGCGGTCAAACTCAAGGAAGGCGAGACGGTTTCGGCCGGCTGGTTGATCTGGCCGGACAAAGCCACCCGTGATACGGGCATGGGCAAAATGATGGAGGATCCGCGCATGCAACCGGACGTCAACCCGATGGGGTTCGACGGCCAACGCATGATTTTTGGTGGCTTCAAGAACATCCTTAAATCCTGAAGCCAGCGCAAATCTATTGTAGGAGTGAGCCTGCTCGCGATAGCGGTGGGTCTGTCAATGAAGCATTGAATGTGCAGACGCCATCGCGAGCAGGCTCACTCCTACAGGTACGGTGTTCACTCGGCAGAGGGGGTGATTCTGCAGCTTTTACGGTTGCGGATCTGCTCGTCCGTCGGCCGTTCACGGACGAACTCGAAGCGCGGCTCACCCTCGCTGTAATGCACCAGCCAGCCCCATTCCAGTTCGTTTTCATCCTGCCCGGGATGCGGTGGCCGGGCCCACCACGGTTCTTTGCTGAGGATCTCGCGCATGGCGGCCTCCGGTTGATAGCAATCCTTGAACTATAGCTGCCTGTCACGAGTCGTCAGTTCAGGCTGTGTAGAATCCGGCGGATCACGATGAACAGGGGAGCGGGGCCATGACCGATGAAGCGAAGCGACTGTTTTTCGCCCTCGATTGCCCGCCGGCGCAACGCAAGGCGATTGCTCAGTGGCGCGGGGAGTTGGGGTTGCGAACCGGTAAGCCGGTGCCGGCGGATAACTTTCATCTGACGCTGCTGTTCCTTGGCGCGGTGCCATTGGCGCAGATCAATGAAGTCTGTGAAGCGGCCGGGCAAGTGCGCACGCCGGGTGAGCCATTGAAGATTTCGCTGGATCGCTTGCAGGTCTGGCATCGCGCCGGGGTGTTGTCGCTGGCGCCGGAGCAGGCGCCACAAGCGCTGCTGCGGCTGGTCTACGCATTGGAGCAGGCGATGTTGCCGTTCGGCTTTGAAGAGACACCGCGCGAGTTTCGTCCGCACCTGACCCTGGCCCGTGACTATCGCGCGCCGGAGCCGGAATCGGCCACGCCGCCGGAGTTCTTCCTGCGCGCCGAACGCTTTGCCCTGTTCGAATCGCACAAGGGGCGTTATCGCATCCTGCAGGATTGGCCGCTGATTTGAGCGCACAAAAAAAGGCGCCCGAGGGCGCCTGAGAATTCACCTGAGCCGAGGGAGCCAGGTGAGGCCGTTCATAGCAGGGTGCA contains these protein-coding regions:
- a CDS encoding L-lactate permease, translating into MVWQQIYDPFGNPVISTLMAAVPVVVMLAALAFFHVKAHLAALLALASALLISIFAFGMPASMAGSAALFGAANGLLPIGWIVLNIIFLHRLTTENGSFKVLQDSLARITDDRRLQLLLIAFCFGAFFEGAAGFGTPVAVTGAILIGLGFSPLAASGLALIANTAPVAFGALGTPIITLAKVTGLDEMEVSMMVGRQLPFFSVLVPFWLIWAFAGWRKMLEIWPAILVAGVSFAVPQFLVSNYHGPMLVDVIAALISMACLTLFLKVWKPATIHTSAALSGRVDNSKVDEEKITASAAFSDQARPAVMRAWMPWIILTVFVFAWGTQGFKNMFDTRPAIDPVTQSAKLDPAGKPLREANPIFAPAVTFTTLHLQIEKVPPVVAAPKAEEAVYKFTWFTATGSGILLAAIVGGLLMGYSIPQLIKQYLRTLWVVRFSLITIAAMLALGFLTRYSGLDATMGLAFAATGIFYPMFGTLLGWLGVALTGSDTASNVLFGGLQRVTSEQLGISPVLMAAANSSGGVMGKMVDAQSIVVASTATRWYGHEGEILRYVFFHSIVLAILVGGLVTLQAYVAPFTSMVVGGH
- a CDS encoding DUF1428 domain-containing protein, which codes for MAYIDIFVAPVPTANLEQYKKHCEIAAKLFKEYGAQDVMQCWGDDVPEGKVTSFPMAVKLKEGETVSAGWLIWPDKATRDTGMGKMMEDPRMQPDVNPMGFDGQRMIFGGFKNILKS
- the thpR gene encoding RNA 2',3'-cyclic phosphodiesterase; protein product: MTDEAKRLFFALDCPPAQRKAIAQWRGELGLRTGKPVPADNFHLTLLFLGAVPLAQINEVCEAAGQVRTPGEPLKISLDRLQVWHRAGVLSLAPEQAPQALLRLVYALEQAMLPFGFEETPREFRPHLTLARDYRAPEPESATPPEFFLRAERFALFESHKGRYRILQDWPLI